A window of the Vigna angularis cultivar LongXiaoDou No.4 chromosome 3, ASM1680809v1, whole genome shotgun sequence genome harbors these coding sequences:
- the LOC108324603 gene encoding LOW QUALITY PROTEIN: caffeoylshikimate esterase (The sequence of the model RefSeq protein was modified relative to this genomic sequence to represent the inferred CDS: inserted 2 bases in 1 codon; substituted 1 base at 1 genomic stop codon) yields the protein MDTKFKYFEVYTKNARGLQLFSCRWVPFPSPKALVFLCHGYAVECSRFMRVVAETLANAGYAVFGLDYEGHGRSAGVRCLITKFDNIVDDCEDIFKIIGXLQEYKGKPRFLYGDSMGGSVXATILVAPMCKISAKLVKPFPIVVNVLTKFEDIIPKWKIVPTKNIISTAFKDRAKREAIRNNKLIYQDKPRLKTAMEMIRTGMSLEDTLHEVTIPLLVLQGGKDKVTDPEISRALCEKASSKDKTIKMYMGMCHGVATEESDENIMCV from the exons ATGGATACGAAGttcaaatattttgaa GTATACACCAAAAACGCAAGGGGATTGCAACTCTTCAGCTGTAGATGGGTGCCTTTTCCTTCACCCAAGGCACTTGTTTTCCTTTGTCACG GCTATGCCGTGGAGTGTAGCAGATTCATGAGAG TGGTTGCTGAAACGTTAGCCAATGCTGGATATGCAGTGTTTGGACTTGACTACGAAGGACATGGACGTTCTGCTGGTGTTCGTTGTCTTATAACTAAGTTTGACAACATTGTTGATGATTGTGAagacattttcaagataattgGGT AGCTCCAAGAATACAAAGGAAAACCTAGGTTCTTATATGGGGATTCAATGGGAGGCTCAGT TGCTACTATTCTTGTTGCACCTATGTGCAAG ATATCAGCCAAACTAGTGAAGCCATTTCCTATTGTTGTGAATGTATTGACGAAATTTGAAGATATCATACCAAAGTGGAAAATAGTTCCCACTAAGAATATCATTTCCACTGCCTTTAAGGATCGTGCCAAAAGAGAAGCG ATAAGAAATAACAAGTTGATATATCAAGACAAGCCCAGACTGAAAACAGCAATGGAAATGATAAGAACTGGCATGAGTCTTGAAGATACTCTACATGAG GTCACAATTCCACTTTTAGTGTTACAAGGAGGGAAAGATAAAGTTACAGACCCAGAAATAAGCAGGGCATTATGTGAGAAAGCTAGTAGCAAAGACAAGACCATTAAAATGTACATGGGAATGTGTCATGGCGTAGCAACCGAAGAGAGTGATGAAAACATTATGTGTGTTTAG
- the LOC108324602 gene encoding probable E3 ubiquitin-protein ligase ZFP1 — MAHSNNFLRGNYLGDEHFHFNRNNGDSVHVLICWSFDYWPCYPASTASVNEVPSLIDPYSDMRLDIDHMSYEELLELGEWISNVDKGLLQDIIARQMRTKTYLLPNDSEGSTSKEQEFDICVICQDEYKNKEEIGILQCKHEYHADCIRRWLHEKNVCPMCKSKH, encoded by the exons ATGGCTCACTCTAACAATTTCCTTCGAGGAAACTATTTAGGTGATGAACATTTTCACTTTAATCGTAACAACGGTGATAGTGTTCATGTTTTGATTTG TTGGTCTTTTGACTATTGGCCTTGTTATCCAGCTTCAACTGCTAGTGTTAAT GAGGTTCCTTCATTGATTGACCCTTACAGTGATATGCGGTTGGACATTGACCACATGTCATACGAG GAGCTTCTTGAGTTAGGTGAATGGATTAGCAACGTAGACAAGGGTTTGTTACAAGACATTATTGCAAGACAAATGAGGACAAAAACTTACCTATTACCTAATGACTCGGAGGGGTCAACTTCTAAGGAACAGGAATTTGATATTTGCGTAATATGTCAG GatgaatataaaaacaaagaGGAGATTGGAATTCTTCAATGCAAACATGAATACCATGCAGATTGTATAAGGAGATGGCTACATGAGAAAAATGTCTGTCCTATGTGCAAATCAAAGCATTAA